The Limanda limanda chromosome 20, fLimLim1.1, whole genome shotgun sequence genome has a segment encoding these proteins:
- the scrib gene encoding protein scribble homolog isoform X6, which produces MLKCIPLWRCNRHVESVDKRHCNLQTVPDEVFRYSRSLEELLLDANQLKELPKPFFRLLNLRKLGLSDNEIQRLPPEVANFMQLVELDISRNDIPEIPESIKFCKALEIADFSGNPLSRLPDGFTQLRALAHLALNDVSLQALPNDIGNLANLVTLELRENLLKSLPSSLSFLVKLEQLDLGSNELEVLPDTLGALPNLRELWLDRNQLSSLPPELGNLRKLVCLDVSENRLEELPMEINGLLALTDLLLTQNLLEVVPDSIGCLKQLSILKVDQNRLTQLTDSIGECENLTELVLTENLLQSLPRSLGKLKKLTNLNVDRNRLGGVPKELGGCASLNVLSLRDNRLGKLPAELADATELHVLDVAGNRLQNLPFALTNLNLKAMWLAENQSQPMLKFQTEDDEQTGEKVLTCYLLPQQPSPSLENLLTNSVDDSWTDSNLNRVSVIQFQEETKAEDEDDEAAAERRGLQRRATPHPSELKVMKKVIEERRNEAYTTRFDGEEESSNPQEKRLSDLSNQSHNSQVSNSTISATSHEERQNTTAVSRREDLVDGRSPQEDELDEMEVEYIEPTVHFAEEPIIRCRDEDEDEDGEDGERSDEEERPTIPAEKQRLIRKDTPHYKKHFKITKLPKPEAVAALLQGYTAESHNAQKKAPEVEEEEDEESIGTLQNPHRVEELEDSRQQVNSSQVKHTLSIQRQTGGLGISIAGGKGSTPYKGDDEGIFISRVSEEGPAARAGVKVGDKLLEVNGVDLNEAEHHTAVEALRSSGASVSMSVLREHMVEPENAITTTPLRPEDDYFPRERRSSGIAFNMEPSLSGPMQRLSTSLFRNDKGLGFSIAGGKGSTAYRTGDTGIYISRIAEGGAAHRDSTLRVGDRVITINGVDMTEARHDQAVALLTGTSPTIALLVERDPNAPGGSPGQSRARAHSPPPPEPSDSPDQEEEGLSSHGNNLSRMEDEYPIEEVILVKSGGPLGLSIVGGSDHASHPFGINEPGVFISKVIPQGLACQSGLRVGDRILEVNAIDLRHATHQEAVRALLANKQEIRMLVRRDPSPPGMEEIIIQKQPGEKLGISIRGGAKGHAGNPFDPTDEGIFISKVSSSGAAARDARLQVGMRILEVNNHSLLGMTHTEAVRVLRAVGDSLFMLVCDGFDPNKVTAVELQASPGIIANPFATGIVRKNSMESISSIDRDLSPEEMEIMQKESEMVRETSQWEREEMEKVEQMRLDREEATRLLEEETENISTGPLKLDYKTLAALPTTSLQKVNRAPSSDFTRTDSPIRETPYSPTIQPANIHCTSTPTAKDTSPSSTRPGAIQPVGRVWPSTSPATPEGHSPNPFQHGPSPFNSQTSEQYGVRNNFHPKQPSPEPELHNEVFDDVIDGQEGAVTSQVSPRREYMSLAAVPRHSRASLDLQSPSPRGTGSPEQRSFRDRQKYFEIDVKQQTPEKPKPRVSLVGEDDLKNMREEEARKFDLRAQEYLLDEDEDDEEEDLAKQVAQMKASGKVLLDGVEYKVEPASSPSQHCATPPSYNLTPPSYCGSSGPSSVDGKGDSQRNSMEDSFRLDQRPNSMTGLIPAYQGESAAPIRTAKAERRHQERLRMQSPELAFALDKDLSPAEKRAQEAEKRAMWRAARMKSLEQDALKAQMVIAKSRDGKKRGTLDQLTESPSPAPTPSPTPMEELSPCGVTSPGRLSLSSKKFDYRQFAAIPSSKPVYDIQSPDPVQDLQFIDDGSSSPGAYLG; this is translated from the exons CCTTTCTTCAGACTACTGAACCTACGGAAGCTTGGCCTGAGTGACAATGAGATCCAGAGGCTGCCACCTGAGGTGGCCAACTTCATGCAGCTGGTGGAACTGGACATCTCCAGAAACG ACATTCCTGAGATCCCTGAGAGCATAAAGTTTTGCAAGGCCTTAGAGATCGCAGACTTCAGTGGAAATCCCCTCTCCAG ATTGCCAGATGGTTTCACTCAACTCCGAGCGCTGGCTCATTTGGCACTCAACGATGTGTCACTGCAGGCGCTGCCCAACGACATTGGAAa CCTGGCCAACCTGGTGACGTTGGAGCTCAGGGAGAACCTGCTGAAGTCTCTGCCCTC gtcaCTCTCTTTTCTGGTGAAACTGGAACAACTGGACCTGGGCAGCAATGAACTGGAAGTGTTG CCGGACACCCTCGGGGCCCTCCCCAACCTCAGGGAGCTGTGGCTGGACCGGAACCAGTTGTCCTCATTACCACCA GAGCTGGGGAACCTCCGGAAACTGGTGTGTCTGGATGTGTCAGAGAATCGTCTGGAGGAGCTTCCCATGGAGATCAACGGCCTCCTGGCCCTCACCGACCTGCTGCTCACACAGAACCTGCTGGAGGTCGTCCCAGACAGCATAG GTTGTTTGAAGCAGCTGTCTATACTGAAGGTGGACCAGAACAGACTGACCCAGCTGACCGACTCAATAGGAGAGTGTGAAAACCTCACAGAACTGGTTTTGACGGAGAACCTTTTACAA TCACTTCCTCGCTCTCTGGGCAAACTGAAGAAGCTGACCAACCTGAATGTAGACCGCAACCGTTTGGGCGGTGTGCCCAAAGAGCTGGGCGGTTGTGCCAGCCTCAACGTTCTCTCCCTGAGAGACAACCGCCTTGGCAAGCTGCCTGCCGAGCTGGCCGATGCTACTGAGCTGCATGTGCTGGATGTGGCTGGAAACAG ATTACAAAACTTGCCTTTTGCCCTGACAAACCTCAACCTGAAGGCCATGTGGCTAGCAGAGAACCAGTCGCAGCCGATGCTCAAGTTCCAGACAGAGGATGACgagcagacaggagagaaggtGTTGACCTGCTATCTGCTGCCCCAGCAGCCTTCCCCAAGCCTAG AAAACTTGCTAACGAACAGTGTGGATGACAGCTGGACAGACAGCAACCTGAACCGAGTCTCGGTCATTCAGTTCCAGGAAGAGACCAAGGCTGAGGACGAGGATGATGAGGCTGCAGCAGAGCGCAGA GGTCTTCAGCGCAGAGCCACACCGCACCCCAGTGAGCTGAAggtgatgaagaaggtgatcgaggagaggaggaatgaggCTTACACAACCAGATTTGATGGAGAAGAAGAGTCCTCTAATCCACAG GAGAAACGGCTCAGTGACCTCTCCAATCAAAGTCACAACTCCCAGGTATCCAACAGCACGATATCGGCCACTTCCCACGAGGAGAGACAGAACACGACGGCCGTCTCGCGGAGGGAGGATCTTGTGGACGGCCGTTCCCCTCAGGAGGACGAGCTGGATGAGATGGAGGTGGAGTACATTGAG CCCACTGTGCACTTTGCAGAGGAGCCCATTATCCGCTGCAGggacgaggatgaggatgaggatggggAAGACGGTGAGAGGAGCGATGAAGAAGAGAGGCCGACCATTCCCGCAGAGAAGCAGCGTCTGATCAGAAAGGACACGCCACACTACAAGAAACACTTCAAGATCACCAAGTTGCCCAAGCCCGAGGCGGTGGCCGCTCTGCTGCAGGGCTACACTGCTGAAAGCCACAACGCTCAGAAAAAGGCGCCTGaggttgaggaagaggaggatgaggagagtaTTGGTACCCTTCAGAACCCTCACagagtggaggagctggaggacagcCGGCAACAGGTCAACTCCAGTCAAGTGAAG CACACCCTGTCCATCCAGCGACAGACAGGCGGTCTGGGCATCAGCATTGCGGGGGGGAAAGGGTCCACGCCTTACAAAGGAGATGACGAG GGAATCTTTATCTCCAGAGTCTCTGAGGAGGGTCCTGCCGCCAGAGCGGGGGTCAAAGTGGGAGACAAACTCTTAGAG GTGAACGGAGTCGACCTCAATGAGGCAGAACATCACACAGCGGTGGAAGCCCTCCGCAGCTCCGGCGCTTCCGTGTCCATGTCGGTGCTCCGGGAGCATATGGTGGAGCCGGAGAACGCCATCACCACCACGCCACTGAGGCCCGAGGACGACTACTTCCCTCGGGAGCGACGCAGCAGCGGCATCGCCTTCAACATGGAGCCCAGCCTCAGCGGGCCCATGCAGCGGCTGTCCACCTCCCTGTTCCGCAACGACAAGGGGCTGGGATTCAGCATCGCGGGGGGGAAAGGCTCCACGGCGTACCGCACAGGAGACACG GGAATCTACATCTCTCGCATTGCAGAGGGTGGAGCGGCCCACAGGGACAGCACGCTGCGTGTAGGAGACCGGGTGATCACT ATCAATGGTGTAGACATGACAGAGGCCAGGCATGACCAGGCAGTAGCTCTTCTTACCGGCACCTCCCCCACAATCGCTCTCCTGGTGGAGCGAGACCCGAACGCACCAGGGGGCTCTCCAGGTCAATCCCGGGCACGTGCCCACTCCCCTCCACCCCCAGAACCCTCCGATTCTccggaccaggaggaggagggcctCTCGAGTCACGGGAACAACCTGAGTCGGATGGAGGACGAGTACCCAATCGAG GAGGTAATCCTGGTGAAATCAGGTGGCCCCCTTGGCTTGAGCATAGTAGGAGGCAGTGATCACGCGAGTCATCCATTCGGCATCAATGAGCCGGGAGTGTTCATCTCAAAG GTGATTCCTCAGGGGCTGGCATGTCAAAGCGGACTTCGCGTCGGAGACCGAATATTAGAGGTGAACGCCATCGACCTGCGTCATGCCACTCACCAGGAGGCGGTGCGAGCCCTGCTGGCCAACAAGCAGGAGATCCGGATGCTGGTGCGGAGGGATCCTTCACCGCCGGGGATGGAGGAAATCATCATCCAGAAGCAGCCGGGGGAGAAGCTCGGCATCAGTATTCGGGGAGGGGCCAAGGGTCACGCTGGAAACCCCTTTGACCCCACGGATGAGGGAATCTTCATCTCAAAG GTGAGCTcaagtggagcagcagcacgaGACGCCCGCCTGCAGGTGGGCATGCGGATCCTGGAGGTGAACAACCACAGCCTGCTGGGGATGACGCACACGGAGGCAGTGCGGGTGCTTCGGGCTGTGGGAGACTCTCTGTTCATGCTGGTGTGTGACGGGTTCGACCCAAACAAAGTGACAGCTGTGGAG TTACAGGCGTCTCCTGGGATCATTGCAAACCCGTTTGCAACAGGCATTGTGCGCAAGAACAGTATGGAGAGCATCTCTTCTATAGACCGAGATCTGAGCCCGGAGGAAATGGAGATCATGCAGAAG GAGTCTGAGATGGTGAGAGAGACGTCACAGTGGGAGCgagaagagatggagaaagtg GAGCAAATGCGATTGGATCGTGAGGAGGCAACTCGCCTGCTAGAAGAGGAGACTGAG AACATCAGCACAGGACCTTTAAAACTTGACTACAAAACCCTGGCTGCTCTTCCCACCACCAGTCTGCAGAAGGTCAACAGG gcTCCTTCCTCTGATTTCACCAGGACCGACAGCCCCATCCGGGAAACTCCCTACTCCCCCACCATCCAGCCG GCAAACATTCATTGCACCTCCACTCCCACTGCCAAGGACACCAGCCCATCATCA ACGCGACCGGGTGCCATCCAGCCGGTCGGCCGCGTGTGGCCCAGTACCTCCCCCGCCACTCCGGAAGGCCACAGTCCCAACCCCTTTCAGCATGGCCCCTCCCCCTTCAACTCCCAGACCTCT GAGCAGTACGGTGTGAGGAACAACTTTCATCCGAAGCAACCTTCTCCAGAG CCTGAGTTGCACAACGAGgtgtttgatgatgtcatagaTGGTCAGGAGGGAGCAGTGACCAGCCAGGTCTCCCCCCGGCGGGAGTATATGAGCCTGGCAGCAGTGCCACGTCACTCCAGGGCTTCATTGGACCTGCAG AGTCCTTCTCCTCGGGGTACAGGCAGCCCAGAGCAGAGATCCTtcagggacagacagaagtaTTTCGAGATCGACGTGAAGCAGCAGACGCCTGAAAAACCCAAACCTCGAGTCTCTCTTGTTGGAGAGGATGACCTCAAGAacatgagggaggaagaag CGAGGAAGTTTGATCTGCGGGCGCAGGAGTACCTCCTGGACGAAgatgaggatgacgaggaggaggacttGGCCAAGCAGGTGGCTCAGATGAAGGCCAGCGGCAAAGTGTTGCTGGACGGCGTGGAGTATAAAGTGGAGCCAGCGTCCAGCCCCTCTCAGCACTGCGCCACCCCCCCGAGCTACAACCTCACACCACCGAGCTACTGTGGCAGCTCAGG ACCCTCCTCTGTGGACGGTAAAGGAGACTCTCAGAGGAATTCAATGGAGGACAGCTTCAGGCTGGATCAGAGGCCCAACTCCATGACGGG GTTGATCCCAGCGTACCAAGGGGAGTCGGCGGCTCCCATCCGCACGGCCAAGGCCGAGCGCCGACACCAGGAGAGGCTTCGCATGCAGAGTCCCGAGCTGGCGTTCGCCCTCGACAAGGACCTGTCCCCGGCCGAGAAGAGAGCTCAGGAGGCGGAGAAACGAGCCATGTGGAGAGCAGCACG GATGAAGTCTCTGGAGCAGGATGCGCTGAAGGCTCAGATGGTCATCGCAAAGTCTCGGGATGGGAAGAAGCGTGGGACGTTAGACCAGCTGACGGAGTCTCCGTCGCCTGCTCCCACTCCGTCTCCTACACCCATGGAAG AGCTCAGTCCTTGTGGAGTCACTTCACCCGGCAGACTG TCCCTGTCGTCAAAGAAGTTTGACTACCGACAGTTTGCCGCCATTCCTTCTTCCAAACCCGTATACGACATCCAG TCTCCGGACCCAGTCCAGGACCTGCAGTTCATTGACGACGGCTCCAGCAGCCCAG GTGCCTACCTGGGATAA